In bacterium, the DNA window AACTGCGACAGTATGGTGATTGTTCGAAGCACAGCCGCGCAAGGAGGAGCATCTTACCTGTCCGCCAGTTCCGGGCAGATAAACCGGTTTGAATGCAGAGGTAACAGTGCGCTTGAAAGCGGCGGAGCATACTTGATTCAAGGCTCGAACGTGAACCTCTCGCGCGGACTGATCCTGGACAATTACTCCGTTCTGAGTGGTGGCGGATTGTCATTACTGAATGACTCGTCGCACGTGACAAGATGCACCATCGTATCAAATTCCTCTCAACTTGGTTCGGCAGCTTACGTGGAGAACTCGACGTCATTGATTTCCTCCTGTATGATTGCCGAAAACGGCTCCGCAATTCACTTCCGAAACGGCGCAGCTTCACGAGTAGAGTATTCAAATTTCGACCGCAACGCTGAGGCCAACTTCACCTTCCACCAGAATAGCAATGGTCACGGACCCTCACAAATTGGACTTCTCATAGCCGGGAACCACCTTGACCACGGTTCGGATATCTACTCAAATATTTTTGCTGTCGCGGGATTTGTCAATTCCGGTGCCGGAGATTTTCGCATACTGGAGAATTCTGATTGCATGGATGCCGGCGACCCGCTTTTGGACTGCGATGATGATTTGACCTTCATCGAGATCGGAGCATATCACACGCCGCACACTGAGAATCCGTGGCCGCCGGATGAGTTGTCCGTCGAGGTTCTGGCAGGCGACTCCTTAAACCTCAATTGGCGATCGGCAAAGCCTTTCCGGATGTGTAACCCTGATGGACTTTTTTACGTTGTAGAGCAGGAAGATTCAGCGGGTGTTTGGCAAACGACAACCGTTACGCCGGACACGTCCTGCACAATACCCGCTCAAGCATCAATTGGAAGAGTGACGTCAGTCCGCGTTCGGTCGCAAGTCGGACCTTAGTGAATTGGCGTTGTTTGACTCAAGCCGGACGGAATCGTCCGGCTTTTTTGTTGAATGGAAACCGCCTCTTGGGCTTGAAAACAGCCAAAAAGAACTTCGGCCACGGGGTTGATTTTGCGGCAATGATGCATTATGATAAAGAAAGTTCCGGTTGCATACGACACGGACAGCATTTACTCCAGAGCACAGATTCTGGACGCTTTGGTAAAGAATTAAATCAACAAGTTAAAAACAGACTAATTTAGTCCGATTTAGCTGTTTATTTCCCAGCCAGACGATAACACTTTTTCAGACAGCCACCGATCACTTCGGATTACGCCTCCTCAAATTCCAAGATTGCATGAACGAAAAGCGCAGAGAACCGATTGGAGAAGTGAAGCAGATTCAAAAGTGCGCACACTGTTCACTTCCTGTCCCGCCTGCGCGACAACTGAAGACCGGGGAGGCATTCTGCTGCGCAGGTTGCGAAGCAGTGTATGCGATTCTTCATGAATCGAACCTTGAGGACTACTATTCCATCAGGGAGAATCTCGGCGCAGGCAAAATCGGACCTGCGCGAATATCGGGGAAAACGTTTCAATACTTTGATGATGCTGAATTCCTGAAGAGATACGCGGAGCCTCGAGCTGAAGGACTACTCGGCATCCGATTCTATTTGGAAGGTGTGCACTGCGCGGCTTGCTCGTGGCTGGTTGAAAAGGTGCTGCTGGGGCGTGAAGGCGCAACATTCGCTCAGCTTGATTTGGGGCGCAATATTGTCGAAATTGTCTTTGACCCACGCATAATTAGACTAAGCCGGCTGGCACATGCGCTGGACAGATTCGGCTACACACCGCATCCTCTGCTGGAGGACAGCGTTGCACAAGCTCGAAAGAAGGAGACCCGGAGTTTACTGCTCAAAATGGGGGTTGCCGGAGCGGTGGCAGGAAACATCATGCTGCTCGCGGCGGCGCTGTATGCCGGAGAGTTCACGGGAATTGAAGAAGATTTGGCAAATCTCTTTCGTTGGATCAGTTTCGGGCTTGCGCTTCCGGCTGTGCTGTACTCCGCTCAGCCCTTCTATCGCGGCGCGATATCCGGCCTGAAAGCCGGGATGCTTCACATGGACTTGCCCATCAGTCTTGGCATAATCGCCGCCATGTCGGTCAGCGTGGTCGCAACGGTACAGGAACGCGGCGAGGTGTATTTCGACAGCCTTGCCGTTCTCGTTTTTCTCTTGCTAGTTGGCAGAATGCTTTTGAGCAGGGCGACTGCTCGGGCGGCAGATGCAGCCGAAACGCTTATTGAACAGGCACCGCGGACAGTTCGCCGGGAATCGGATGGAAAAGTGGAGGATATCGCTCTTGCGGCCGCAGATGCTGGAGACACTTTGTTATTTCTACCCGGTGATGTTATTGCCGTGGACGGCGTCGCCCTTCAAGCCGCTTGGGTGACGGAGTCGCATTTGACGGGAGAGTCTTATGCAGTGTTCAAGGATGTGGGGGCAACGGTCTATGCAGGCTCACAGGTAGTATCTGTACCGCTAAGATTGCAAGCAACTGCGGTGGGTGCATTTACCAGACTTTCGCAGCTTTCCGAAATGATTCGCAGGGCGGCAAGTCAGCGAGCCGACATCGTCCGGCTTCACGACAAAATCGCCGGATATTTTGTGGCCACAGTGCTAACCCTTGCGGTGGTAACAGCTGTCATATGGTGGAATATCGACCACAGCAAGGCACTATGGAATGTTGCCGCTCTGCTCGTAATTACTTGTCCCTGTGCTCTGGGACTTGCGACACCGGTTGCCTTGTCAGTCGCGATGGGACGCGCCGCCAAACGTGGACTGTTCATTAAGTCTGCAGAGGCGATAGAACGCGCGGCGACAGTCCGGCATGCTATCCTCGATAAAACCGGGACATTAACTTCCGGTAAGACTGAATTGGTGCGGTCGCATTTCGCGCCTCATTTGTCGATTGCCGATCGCGAGAGATTGATGACGCAGATTTCGACTCTTGAGGGATTTGCGGTACACCCGATTGGTGCGGCGCTCCGTCAAACCGGGCAAAAATCGCTTCCAGCCAACGATGTGCAGGTTTTTCCCCAAGGGATTACCGGAAACGTGGACGGTCAAACCATTGCAATCGGTTCGCGGCGGTTCATGCGGGAAATGGAATGCACCGAGGGGGCTTGGACGGCGAACACAGAAGGCAATGTGCAGGCAGCGCGAGACGGTCGTGTTTGCGCGGTGTTTCTGGTCACTGATCCCATCAACCCGGATGCCAAACTCGCAGTCGAGAACCTGCAAGGTAAAGGCGTGACCGTCGAACTATTGAGCGGAGATCGAACGGATGAAGTGATGCGAGTTGCGGCGGCTCTGGATATATCAGACGCCCGTGGCGACGCGTCGCCGGAAGAAAAGTTGATTCGGGTAAATGAGCTTGAGTCCGGTGGTGTCCGCACGGCGATGTTTGGCGATGGAGTGAACGATGCAGCCGCGTTATCCCGGGCAACTGTGGGTGTTTCAGCGGCAGAGGCTGCGGATGTCGCCCGCAGTTCGGCGGACGTGTTTGTTTCGCGGCGTGGACCGGCCGCTTTCGCAGAGCTGGTGACTCTGTCCCGCAATACGATGCGGACAATCAAGCGCAATGTCATTATTGCAATTGGATACAACGCACTTGGAGCCGGATTGGCCATGGCGGGACTCGTTTCACCGCTCTTGGCCGCCCTGCTCATGCCTCTTTCTTCTGTTACGGTTTTGACATTGGCCGTCCGCGGCAGCAAGCTATGAACATCCTCTATTGGCTGATGGCACTGGCGGTGATATTCATCCTCGTGTTTGTTGTTCTGTATTTATGGGCTGTGCGCAGCGGTCAATTCGACGATCTCGAATCACCGGCGCATCGAATTCTCTTGGACGAAGCAGATTCATCTAAAGATAAAGACGGGAAGTAACTGTATGGCGATGGAAACCTTTCGCTATGATTACGACATCGTCCGCAAGTTCACGATTGTCACCCTATTGTGGGGTGTCGTGGGCATGCTTGTCGGTGTCATTGCTGCGGCACAGCTGGCCTTCTGGCAGCTTAATTTTGACACGTCATGGCTGACGTTCGGGCGGCTTCGTCCACTTCATACAAACGCCGTGATTTTTGCCTTTGCCGGAAACGCGATTTTCGCCGGTGTGTACTATTCCATGCAGCGATTGCTGAAGACGCGCATGTACAGCGACACACTCTCAAAGATTCATTTCTGGGGCTGGCAGCTGATAATTGTGCTGGCGGCAATTACACTCCCGCTTGGCATTACGACCAGTAAGGAGTATGCGGAGCTTGAATGGCCCATTGACGTCTTAATTGCACTCGTTTGGGTTGTGTTCGGAATAAACTTCTTCGGCACAATTATGAAGCGACGTGAGCGTCACCTTTACGTCGGAATCTGGTTCTACATCGCGACGGTGCTGACCATTGCCATGCTTCATATTGTCAACAGCCTTGCAGTACCGGCCACACTTTTCAAGAGCTACTCGGTGTTTGCCGGCGTGCAGGACGCGCTGGTGCAGTGGTGGTACGGACATAATGCCGTCGGGTTTCTGTTGACGACACCATTTCTGGGAATGATGTATTACTTCATGCCCAAGGCCGCAAACCGTCCCGTTTACAGTTACCGGCTGTCAATCATCCACTTCTGGGCATTGGTCTTCATGTATATCTGGGCAGGGCCGCATCACCTTCATTACACTGCACTGCCCGATTGGGCGCAGACTCTCGGGGCGGTGTTCAGCGTTATGCTGATTGCGCCATCGTGGGGTGGCATGCTGAACGGCCTGCTGACGCTCCGCGGCGCATGGAATAAAGTCCGGCAGGATCCGATTCTGAAGTTCTTTGTGCTGTCCGTGACATTTTACGGCATGTCCACCTTCGAAGGACCGATGATGTCCATCAAGGCCATCAACTCGCTGACTCATTACACAGACTATACCGTTGCACACGTGCACGGCGGAGCCTTAGGTTGGGTCGGATTCATGGTATTTGGCATGTTTTATTATCTTGTGCCTAAACTGTGGAAAACCGAACTTTATTCAAAAGGAATGGCCACTACGCACTTCTGGGTTGCAACAATCGGCATTCTGCTTTATATCGTACCGATTTGGACTGCGGGAATTATGCAGGGATTGATGTGGCGCGCATTTGATGCCGATGGCTTACTTCAGTATCCAAATTTCGTCGAAACGTCACAGCGAATACTGCCGTTTTACCATACCCGCGTTCTTGGCGGATTGCTGTACCTTGCCGGAATCATCTTGATGTGCTACAACGTTTGGAAGACGGTTAGAAAAGCAGAGGTGGTGGAGGACGAAGAGGTGACCGCGCCGTCGCTGGCAAGCCTGAAGCCGGCCAATTATGGCGGGAAGACCTATTGGCACCACGTGCTTGAGGGCCAGCCGTTCGCATTTGCAATTCTAACCACGGTTCTCATAACGATCGGCGGTATTGTTGAAATTGGACCGCTTTTAATGCCGAAGAGCTATGTTCCCATTCATGCGAGCGCGGCTGTTCCATATTCGCCGCTGGAGCTCGAAGGTCGCGATATCTATATCCGTGAAGGCTGCTACAACTGCCATTCACAAATGATTAGACCCCTGCGGGACGAAGTGCTGCGATATGGCGAATACTCCAAGCCGGGCGAGTTCGAATATGATCACCCCTTCCAATGGGGATCGAAGCGAACCGGACCGGACCTTGCTCGTGTCGGCGGCAAGTATCCGGATCACTGGCATTACCTGCATTTCATGGACCCGCGCTCGACATCGCCAGGTTCCATCATGCCCCGCTATCCGTGGCTCGCTGAAAATGAGTTGAACATAGAGGATATCCAGGCAAAACTCAGAGCACAGGTAATTCTGAATGTTCCGTACAGCGAATCTGATATCGAGAATGCTCCTGCGGCCATGAGGTCACAGGCAGCTCAAGTCGGAGAACGACTTGCCGCTGAGGGCATCACCGGCATGGAGAACAAGGAAATGGTGGCGGTCATCGCTTATCTGCAAAGGCTCGGTAAACAGCCCGTACAACTTCTGGCAGGACAATAATGCTGCGAGATATGATAACAAATGCCGGTTCGAACATCTGGTCGATTATCTCGTTGATCATCATGTTCGTAGCTTTCGCCGCTGTAATTTGGTGGACATTTTCCGGCAAGAAGAACCGTTTTGAAACCGAGAGTCATCTTCCGCTACAGGACGACGACGAACAAGTAACTAACTCGCATTCTACGAGAGGTCTTTCCTCATGAGCGATAAGCATCGCGACAATAAGCCCGAAGAACTTTTGCCGGGTGACTTCATTCCCGAACAAGAGCTGCTCGACCACGAATACGACGGGATTCAGGAAGCGGACAATCCGCTGCCGAAGTGGTGGGTGCAGCTGTTTTTGATTTGCGTTGTGTTCGCGGTCGTATATACGCCACTCGTTCACATGTTCAACCTGCTTCCGAGAGACTATTTGAAGCGCGATATGGCAAAGGCTGCTCTGCTCGCTGAGCAGCGTGAAGCCGAACTCGTTGCCTCAGGGTTCTATGACAAAGACCCGGTCGCCGCCGGCAAGAAGTACTTCGGCACCTTCTGCGTCTCGTGTCACGGAGCGTATGGTGAAGGCGGAATCGGACCCAATTTGACGGACAATTTCTGGATCCATGGTCCCGACGAGGTGAACATCATGAACACCATCGTCAATGGCGTCGCCGCGAAGGGCATGCCGACATGGGGACCAATACTGGGAGAGCGGAAGATCAAGATGATCACCGCGTACGTAATGACTCTATGGAATTCGCCTCCTCCAGCGGCAGGCAAAAAGGCTGAAGGCGAACCTTACGATATGGCGACAATTCGATCCGCTGCGACCAATGCCGCCGTTGACACCGCGGCCGCCGGTGATGCCGCAAAGAAAATGTAGCTGCTAAATGATTGATTTGACCGGGGAGGGGGAAGGATTGAGCTTGGAAAAGTCGAAACAACTGCCAGTGATGAACACGCCTGAAATGCCCAGCATGAGTGCCACAATTGGCAAGCAGGGCAAGAGGAAGTGGGTTTATCACGATATCGCGAAGGGAAAGTGGGCGTCACGGCGAAAGATCGTGATAGCCGTCTTGATTGTGTTCTATCTCGCGGCTCCATGGATTACCATCAACGGCAATCCGTTCATGCTGTTCGATCTCGTCAGCCGCAGGTTCTCGTTCTTTGGCCACACATTTCTCGCTACCGACCTCTACTTGCTCGCGCTGCTGCTCGTGATGTCGGTGCTGGCGCTGTTCTGGTTCTCAGCGATGTTCGGAAGGCTGTGGTGCGGCTGGGCATGTCCGCAAACGGTTTATTTGGAAGGAATCTTCTATCGAATAGAGCGCTGGATAGAAGGCAATCCGCGGCAGCGCCGGGAGCTGGATAACGGTCCCCGCGATGATGCCTATTGGACTCGAAAACTTTTCAAACACGCCGTATTCTGGCTGCTTGCTACCGGGATGAGCCTGAGCTTCACGGCCTATTTTATCGGACCTGAAGCTTCGTACGAGATGTTCTGGACCTTCGGAGCATCTCATCCAACGGCAATGGTCGTTGCGGTCGTGCTGACTGCGTTGACTTACTTTAATTTCGCGTGGTTTCGCGAGCAGTTTTGTCACTTTCTTTGTCCCTATGCGCGCATTCAGTCGGTGTTCATTGACGATCACAGTCTGATTGTCGGATACGACCATGACCGTGGCGAGCCGCGCGGTGGAATGCGACGTGCGGATTCAGACACTAAAGGTGACTGTGTTGCCTGTAACCGCTGCGTCCAGGTCTGTCCGATGGGCATTGACATCCGCAATGGCCTTCAGCTCGAATGTATTCAATGCACTGCCTGCATTGACGCATGTGATACCGTGATGACCAAGATTAAACGGCCGCTTGGTCTGATTCGCTACGATTCGCTGGCCGGAATCGAGCACAAGGCGCATAAATTCGTGCGGCCGCGTGTGCTTCTCTATTTAGCAGTCTTTCTCCTGCTTGGAGTGATGTTCGTGTACCGGCTTTCGATTCGCGAAGTCGTCGATTTCGCCGTGGTCCGTCCTGCTGGAACCCCTTATATCGTACAGGAGGACGGCAACGTGCGCAACATGCTGCAAATGCACTTCACTAACACCGATGCGCGCACGCGTTCAGTGACCGTCAAACTTGAGTCGCCTGTCCCCGCTCAGTTGATGGTACTTGGCGAACCAATTGAACTGATTCCGGGAGAACGCGTCAAGGCTGAAGCGTTCGTGATGGTGGCCAAGGAGCACATTAAAACCGCTGCGACCGAAATGGAATTCAAACTGATGGACGGCAGCGAGGAAATTGGCACTGCCTCCGCGAAGTTTCTGGGGCCGGTGTTTTCCGAACATCATAACGGCCGCGACTAGGATAAACACAAGAAGCAAGATGATGACTGAAGCGCCGCGCACAAAACTGCAGAAATTTCTTGACCAGAATCTCTGGCCAATGATTATAATCGCTGTACTCGCCGGCACCTTTGCAATGAATGCGGTGTTGGTGACAGTGGCGGCAAAGAATCCGCCGGAACTGATGACCGAACGCTATTATGAAAAAGGTGTGAACCTGAAACAGGTCGTCAGTGAAAAGCAAGCAACTTTGCGCACCGGATGGAAAGTCACGGCAGTTGCGGCAGACGAGAGAGATCTTGTCCTTCTGACAATTATTGATGGCGCCGGACTTCCCTGCGACTCGGTCGTCGGAATGTGCAGCCTCTATCGTCCTTCCGACAAATCTCTGGATCAACCCACATCGGCCATTCTGCCGATGGGCAATGGACGCTACGCGGTCAAGGCCGCATCTCCGCTGGTACGTGGCGCGTGGGAGTGTGTCGCAGACTTGAGCCGGGGCGAACAACATTTTCGTGACAGAATTTCCTTTTTTGTGAACTGATATGGAAACACTTTCCGCTGCCATAGTTCCTGCGTTCGTCGTTGGCTTGCTAAGTTCGGCTCATTGTATCGGCATGTGCGGCCCCCTCGCGACATTGGGGTGCCGTTCCAGGATGACCGGCGGTGCCTGGGCTCCGTTGGGTTTCACGCTGGGGAAACTGCTCTCCTATTCTAGTCTCGGATTTCTTGCGGCTTCGCTTGGAGCCATATTCATGAACCAAACCGGATTGCAAAAGGCCACCGCGTGGGTTTCAATCGCCGGCGGTGTACTGATGATTCTCGCTCTGGTACTCGCATATGCACTTCCGACGTCCGGCGGATTTCTCGCCAAGGTATCAATAGCGGTTTCAAAACGTGCGTTGCGCTGGGGGAAATGGATGTCACCGGGACTGGGACTCGCTGCCGCGTTATTGCCGTGTGGAGTGCTATATGCAATGGTTGCCCGTTCAGCCGCGGCATCCTCTCCGGTCGAAGGCATGATGATCATGCAGGCCTTTGGCGTGGGAACCATGCCTGCGCTGCTTGGACTTGGCGCGCTGATACAGAAAATTCCGGCACGCTTCAGCAAGTATGGCAACATCGCCGCCGGTACGCTGATGGCGATCACTGCTTTAGTACTTTTATGGAGAGGTGTTGCCGGGCTGGCCGCCAACCACGGGCCTCCACCCTGTTGCACTCACTGACAGAAAAAGTAAAGCGGGTTAGGTGCATGCCTAACCCGCTTGTCGTTGCTGAGGAATCTAAACTATACGGTCTCGGTTTCTCGCACAAGGAACGATGCCGCGGTTTCAATGCCTTCATTGATGGCCGCCGCATCAAATCCCATTCTCTTCAAGAATGTCGCGGCGGAAGTTGATCTCCCCCCTGCCGAACAGTGAACAGCGATTTTTTTGCCGCGTGGCAGTTCGGAAAGCCTGCTCGCCAACCGAGTATGCGGAATACAAACGGCGCCTGGCAAATGACCGTCTTCGTACTCTGCTTCTCCGCGAACATCCAGCAAGAGGTAAGCGTCACCTTGACTTAATGCCTTCTCATAGGTAGTGACGGAAAGCGTTTCCAGAGCAGGCTTGACCTGCTTTCTCCATTTATCGAAGTCATTTGTGCTGCAGTAGCCTAGGATATTGTCCAAACCGATTCGCCACAACAATCGGACTGCCAACTCCGCTTGCGAGTCATGACACAAGACGACAATCTTTTGCTCCGGCTGCACAAACGACCCGGCATAGCCGGTAAAGCTCTTTGTCAATGGCGCCCACAAACTTCCGTGGATGTATCCGCCGAAGAACTGCTCCCGGTCGAGCCGGGTGTCAATAATAATAGTATCCGAATTGCGCGACAGCGCCTGCAGTTTTTCCGGTTGTATCGTCGCCAAACTGAATTCAGATGGAAGCAGCGGCGGTCCCTGCTTGTTCCACCTTTTCATCATCGCAAAGTACATCGGGGGCTCCGGTTGACCGTGCAGAATCTCGCGCACAAATCTCTCTTCACCGCTTTGAGCGGCGCGCAAACTTGAGTTGAACCGCCGTTCATAGCCCACAGTCGAATCTGGTATCGCCCCCAGTGCCTTGCCGCAAACCGAACCCGCTCCATGTCCCGGCCAAAGGTGCAGATAGTCCGGCAACTGAAAAAACTCAAGCAGCGAACGATAAAGTGCACGCGCCGACGGTTCCTTGTTTCCTTGCATGCCGGCGGCAGACTCCAGCAAATCAGGACGTCCAACGTCCCCGACGAACACGAAATCTCCCGTAATTATTCCAATCGGATCGTCCGCTCCGCTGCCTTTGTCTGTTATCATGAAGCAAATATGCTCCGGCGTGTGACCCGGAGTATGCACCGCTTCGATCTCCACATTGCCGACATGAAACACGTCACCATGCTTAAGATGGAACAACCTTGCCGGTGATTCCGCTTGCCATTGATACTGCCAGTCACTGCCCCCCTCACCCGATAGATAGACTCGCACGGAGTAATTGGATGCGAATTCCCGCACACCGCTGACAAAGTCCGCGTGAATATGCGATTCGGCTACTGCGACGATCCGCAAATTGTTCTGAAGAGCGAGCTCCACATAGCGGTCTATGTCCCGTTCCGGGTCAATGAGCAGCGCCTCTCCTGTGGCCTGACAGCCAATCAGATATGCATACTGCGCGAGATAGGGATCTTCAATTTGCTTGAAAAACATGCGGACTCCTTAATGCGGCAATTTCGGCTTGAAGTATCCATACGTCCATGCACCGGCAAATGCGAATAACAAAGGAACAATCATGACCGTCAGACCGGTCCCGACCAGTGTATAAAGCGGACCCGGACAGGCTCCTGTCAATGCCCAGCCCACACCAAAACACGACCCGCCCAGCAGATATCCGCGCCACGGCTTCATGTCCTTTGGCTCAACGTTGATCTCGTTGCCGTCTATGGTCTTGATATTGAACGTGCGAATTATCCTTAGACTGACAGCCGCAGTCACGACACCCGACATCAGCAGACCGTACATGTGAAACGATTGAAACCGGAACATCTCCTGTATGCGAAACCACGAAATTGCTTCAGATTTCGAAATGACGATGCCAAAATAGATTCCGATGGCAATAAAAATGATTTTGTCGCGTAAGGACATTTTGTATGTAGATACTTCGCTCATATTTTGCTATTTGAAGATTAACGGAAACAGGGCGTGTGTCGCAATCAACCCGCCGATAAAGAATCCGCTTACGGCCAGCAATGACGGCCATTGCATGTTTGCCAGTCCCGTAATCCCATGCCCCGAAGTACAGCCGTTCGCCCAGCGCGTGCCGAATCCCACCAGAAAACCGCCGACGGTAAGCAACAATATGGTCGGCCATGTGAACAACGCTTTCCAACTAAAGAGCGAAGCCGGTGCAAGTCCGCTGATATCTGCTATCCCGAGTTTTGCTAAGTCAGTCACTGTTTCCGGCGATATTTGCACTGAGTTTTCCGCTCGCAGCAAGCTTCCGCCGATCCAGCCACCAATGACAAGCCCGCAAACCATCAAGATGAGCCACAGCCCGTCTTTCCGCCAATCGTATCTCAGATACTCGATATTGCTCGGATATACGGCAGCACAGACATGGCGAAGACTGCTTGACATGCCAAAGACCCTCCCCCCCAGAATGAGCAGCAGAGGCACGGTGAGACCAATCAACGGGCCGCTGACATACCACGGCCAAGGCGCCAAAAGTAGTTCCATGTGGGAATCAGTTTAAGTCTAAGAAAATCAACTGCAAATAATCTGACTGTCAGACTAAGTTTACGACTTTCCCCTCACAGTCGCAATGGAATTTCTTTGCCTTGGAAACTTGGAGAGTTGTTTTCCCCGCCATCCGACATTAACTTATATTTCTAAGGCCGTTTTCATACACCTATCCCAGCCAATGCCTCTTTTTCTGCTCCTGCTTTTGACGTCAATTGCTTCCGGTCAGACCTACTGGGAGTACATGCTCCATCCTGAACGGCTGTCTTATGCCCTTGCTGCCGAAATTCAGCACTTCTCAAGCTGGGCCAGAAACGGCAGCAATAGCGACCTCGGCCACTATTATGGTGCTGACCAATATGGCCACCAAAAACTCTGTGATGTCCAAGGTCCCGGTGTGGTCGTGGCTATGTGGTGGACGCAGGACAATCAGACGTCGCAGTGGCGTTGGCGACTGTATGTGGATAACAATACAACCGCTTTGATAGACACTCCTCTGGTCTATCCGTTCGGTGAAATGCACCCCTTCTTGCCCCCAGTTGCCGATAGCTCTTCCGGCGGATATTTCAGCTATGTTCCTATTCCGTTCCAAAACAGTCTCCGGATCACATACAACGATTTTCGCGACATCTATTTTCATGTCACTGTATTGAAACTACCCTCCGGCACTATCGTTGAGCCCTTCACCATGCCG includes these proteins:
- a CDS encoding MBL fold metallo-hydrolase translates to MFFKQIEDPYLAQYAYLIGCQATGEALLIDPERDIDRYVELALQNNLRIVAVAESHIHADFVSGVREFASNYSVRVYLSGEGGSDWQYQWQAESPARLFHLKHGDVFHVGNVEIEAVHTPGHTPEHICFMITDKGSGADDPIGIITGDFVFVGDVGRPDLLESAAGMQGNKEPSARALYRSLLEFFQLPDYLHLWPGHGAGSVCGKALGAIPDSTVGYERRFNSSLRAAQSGEERFVREILHGQPEPPMYFAMMKRWNKQGPPLLPSEFSLATIQPEKLQALSRNSDTIIIDTRLDREQFFGGYIHGSLWAPLTKSFTGYAGSFVQPEQKIVVLCHDSQAELAVRLLWRIGLDNILGYCSTNDFDKWRKQVKPALETLSVTTYEKALSQGDAYLLLDVRGEAEYEDGHLPGAVCIPHTRLASRLSELPRGKKIAVHCSAGGRSTSAATFLKRMGFDAAAINEGIETAASFLVRETETV
- a CDS encoding YeeE/YedE family protein; amino-acid sequence: MSLRDKIIFIAIGIYFGIVISKSEAISWFRIQEMFRFQSFHMYGLLMSGVVTAAVSLRIIRTFNIKTIDGNEINVEPKDMKPWRGYLLGGSCFGVGWALTGACPGPLYTLVGTGLTVMIVPLLFAFAGAWTYGYFKPKLPH
- a CDS encoding YeeE/YedE family protein; protein product: MELLLAPWPWYVSGPLIGLTVPLLLILGGRVFGMSSSLRHVCAAVYPSNIEYLRYDWRKDGLWLILMVCGLVIGGWIGGSLLRAENSVQISPETVTDLAKLGIADISGLAPASLFSWKALFTWPTILLLTVGGFLVGFGTRWANGCTSGHGITGLANMQWPSLLAVSGFFIGGLIATHALFPLIFK